Proteins encoded within one genomic window of Alosa alosa isolate M-15738 ecotype Scorff River chromosome 24, AALO_Geno_1.1, whole genome shotgun sequence:
- the myoz2a gene encoding myozenin-2a: MSMHSLMTMRERKLQAAAICREIQGPDESDMDLGRKVSAPKEIMLEELSLASNRGSRLFKMRQKRSEKYTYESIQNQQNTHVNNGVTPEAAEVEESAEEQDVGDHGDHTSSDPVTSSDPDIIAPGYGGPLKDVPTERFNITSIPRSYHSPWQQALSSDPALAETFLPLIPDPEPKAETPSFKSFNRVAIPFGGFDRAAKLPVPVPKSGVSSGGMSPVPPVVPAVPAETITLRPTFNRTALGWISDGEPLVLPRVSLDIEDAAAPPFDIPESDDL, translated from the exons ATGTCGATGCACAGTCTGATGACGATGCGGGAGAGGAAACTCCAGGCTGCCGCCATCTGTAGAGAGATACAGGGGCCCGATG agtcgGACATGGACCTGGGCAGAAAAGTGAGTGCTCCTAAGGAGATCATGCTGGAGGAACTCTCTCTGGCCTCCAACCGCGGCTCACGCCTCTTCAAGATGCGCCAGAAACGCTCGGAGAAGTACACCTATGAGAGCATTCAGAACCAGCAGAACACACACGTCAAC aaTGGAGTGACCCCAGAAGCAGCTGAAGTGgaggagagtgctgaggagCAGGACGTTGGTGACCATGGCGACCACACCTCCTCCGACCCCGTGACCTCCTCCGACCCCGACATCATTGCCCCAG GTTACGGTGGTCCCCTGAAAGACGTCCCAACTGAGCGTTTCAACATCACATCCATCCCTCGCTCCTACCACTCGCCATGGCAACAAGCACTTAGCAGCGACCCTGCTCTGGCCGAGACGTTCCTCCCCCTCATCCCCGACCCTGAACCCAAGGCAGAGACACCCAGCTTTAAGAGCTTCAACCG TGTTGCCATACCGTTTGGGGGTTTTGACCGCGCTGCCAAGCTGCCCGTCCCTGTGCCCAAAAGCGGTGTGTCGAGCGGTGGCATGAGCCCTGTGCCCCCCGTGGTGCCCGCAGTGCCCGCGGAGACCATCACCCTGCGGCCCACCTTCAACCGCACCGCGCTGGGCTGGATCTCCGACGGAGAGCCACTGGTGCTGCCCAGAGTTTCTCTGGACATCGAGGACGCCGCCGCTCCCCCGTTCGACATCCCCGAGTCCGACGACCTCTAA